The DNA region CGTTCGACGACGTCACCGTGCTCACCGACGCCCTGGCCAAGCTGGGCGCCGGAGCCGGCCCGTGATCGCGCTGAGCCTGGCCGAGGTGGCCGCGGCCACCGGCGGGCGGCTCGACCGCGCCGACCCGGAGGCGATCGTCACCGGGCCTGCGGTCGTCGACTCGCGGGCCGTGGTGCCTGGGGCGCTGTTCGTCGCGGTGGCCGGTGAACGGGTCGACGGGCACGACTTCGCCGCGGCGGCCGCTACCGCCGGAGCCGCCGGGGTGCTGGCGACCCGTCCGGTGGGCGTGCCCGCGGTCCTCGTCGCGGACACCGTGGCGGCGCTGGGGTTGCTGGCCCGTCGAGTGGTGACGGACCTGACGGATCGGTCCGGACTGGTCGTCGTCGGGATCACCGGCTCGCAGGGCAAGACCAGCACCAAGGACCTGATCGCGGCCGTGCTGGAATCGCGCGGGGCCACGATCGCGCCGCCCGGCTCATTCAACAACGAGATCGGCCTGCCGCTGACGGCGTGCCGGGCCGAGGAGTCCACCCGCCACTTGGTGCTCGAGATGGGCGCGCGCGGCGCGGGCCACATCCGCTACCTGTGCGAGCTGACGCCGCCGCGGGTCGGGGTCGTGCTCAACGTCGGCCTGGCCCATGTGGGCGAGTTCGGCAGTCGGGGGGCCATCGCGGCGGCCAAGGGCGAGCTCGTCGAGGCGTTGCCGGCCGACGGCGTGGCCGTGCTGAACGCCGACGATCCGTTGGTGGCGGCGATGGCCGGGCGCACCGCCGCCCGGGTGTTGACCTTCGGTCTGGGCAGCGCCGACGTCCGCGCCACCGACGTCCGACTGGACGACGGCCGGCCGGTCTTCACGCTGACCACCCCGGCAGGTTCGGCGTCGGTCGGGTTGCCGCTGCACGGTGCGCACCACGTCGGCAACGCGCTGGCGGCGGCCGCCGTCGGGCACGAGCTCGGGATCAGCCCGACCCAGATCGCGGCCGCCCTGGCCGCGGCCGCGCCGCGCAGCCGCTGGCGGATGGAGGTGACCACCCGGGCCGACGGGGTCACCGTCGTCAACGACGCCTACAA from Sporichthyaceae bacterium includes:
- the murF gene encoding UDP-N-acetylmuramoyl-tripeptide--D-alanyl-D-alanine ligase, which codes for MIALSLAEVAAATGGRLDRADPEAIVTGPAVVDSRAVVPGALFVAVAGERVDGHDFAAAAATAGAAGVLATRPVGVPAVLVADTVAALGLLARRVVTDLTDRSGLVVVGITGSQGKTSTKDLIAAVLESRGATIAPPGSFNNEIGLPLTACRAEESTRHLVLEMGARGAGHIRYLCELTPPRVGVVLNVGLAHVGEFGSRGAIAAAKGELVEALPADGVAVLNADDPLVAAMAGRTAARVLTFGLGSADVRATDVRLDDGRPVFTLTTPAGSASVGLPLHGAHHVGNALAAAAVGHELGISPTQIAAALAAAAPRSRWRMEVTTRADGVTVVNDAYNANPDSMRAALAATVAIAGQRRRWAVLGEMRELGESSQAEHEALGRLVADMDISRLVVVGEGARPTLAGALDGRSWSAPPAFVADVAGAVDLLRAELAPADVVLVKASRAAGLERVAEALLEVSA